The stretch of DNA AAAGCCCGGTGCACCATATACGGTTGATGAGGTTGCCCGTCTTCTTCAATATAGGTCATATCAAAGCGTTCCGGGTTATTGAAGTCAAACTGGATCGTCGAGAGCTGCCATTCACGCCCCAGCGCATCCTTGATCTTCAAATCGATCTTCGGACCGTAAAACGCACCTCCGCCTTTATCAACCTCATAGGGCAGTTCTGCCCGCTTCAGTGAGGCTTCCAGGGCTGCTTCGGCAGCCTGCCAGCGTTCGGGGTCGCCAACAGCCTTCTCCGGTCGCGTGCTCAAATAGGCGCTGATTTCGTTGAATCCGAAGGAGCGCAGAAAGTTCAGACTGAAGGAGAGCACGAAGTCGATCTCCTCTGGCATCTGCCCCGGTGTGCAAAAATGGTGGGCGTCATCCTGTGTGAAACCGCGTACCCGCATCAACCCATGCAACACCCCACTGCGCTCGTAGCGGTAGACCGTGCCCATTTCAGCATATCGCAAGGGCAGGTCGCGATAAGAACGGATATCGGATTTATAGATCTCGATATGGAAAGGGCAGTTCATCGGCTTGAGGTAATACTGTTGATTTTCAATCTCAATCGGCGAGTACATGTTCTCCGCATAGAAATCCAGGTGTCCGCTCGTCTTCCACAGGTCGGCTTTCCCGATATGCGGCGTGTAGACCAGATCATACCCGTTTTTCAGGTGCTCATCCTCCCAGAAGCGTTCTGACAGGTGACGAATCATGGCGCCCTTGGGATGCCATAATACCAGGCCCGAACCGACCGCATCACTGATGCTGTACAGGTCTAATTCCCGACCCAACTTGCGGTGATCGCGTTTTTTAGCTTCTTCTAAAAATTGCAGATATTGCTTGAGGTCCTGGGGCGAGAGCCACGCCGTTCCATAGATGCGCTGCAGCATGGGGTTATGCTCATCACCGCGCCAGTACGCGCCAGCCACACTCATCAATTTGATGGCTTTGGGGTTGATCTGACCCGTGGTCTCAAGGTGCGGTCCACGGCACAGGTCCACAAAGGTATCGCTCTTGTAAATGCTGATCACCGGTTTTTCATCAACCGGGTTGCCATGCTCATCCACCCCGCCTTCCTCAAGTCCGTCGATCAACTCCAGTTTATAGGGCT from Brevefilum fermentans encodes:
- the thrS gene encoding threonine--tRNA ligase, with amino-acid sequence MVEKYEESRLYRLRHSAAHVMAQAVLEKFPEGKVAIGPPVEDGFYYDFDLPRPLTPEDLEEIEARMREIIKANEPFIYEEVSADQAREIFKDQPYKLELIDGLEEGGVDEHGNPVDEKPVISIYKSDTFVDLCRGPHLETTGQINPKAIKLMSVAGAYWRGDEHNPMLQRIYGTAWLSPQDLKQYLQFLEEAKKRDHRKLGRELDLYSISDAVGSGLVLWHPKGAMIRHLSERFWEDEHLKNGYDLVYTPHIGKADLWKTSGHLDFYAENMYSPIEIENQQYYLKPMNCPFHIEIYKSDIRSYRDLPLRYAEMGTVYRYERSGVLHGLMRVRGFTQDDAHHFCTPGQMPEEIDFVLSFSLNFLRSFGFNEISAYLSTRPEKAVGDPERWQAAEAALEASLKRAELPYEVDKGGGAFYGPKIDLKIKDALGREWQLSTIQFDFNNPERFDMTYIEEDGQPHQPYMVHRALMGSMERFFGILIEHYAGAFPLWLAPVQAVIIPIADRHVDFARAVTADLKTAGLRVKLDQRSDRMNAKIRDAEKQKVPFMLVIGDREMENNQVDVRRRSGERLGALSVADFKALALKDVAEKLVG